Proteins encoded in a region of the Phaenicophaeus curvirostris isolate KB17595 chromosome 1, BPBGC_Pcur_1.0, whole genome shotgun sequence genome:
- the MSL3 gene encoding MSL complex subunit 3 isoform X2, which yields MRRRKGRKKRRCRLPGVDSVLKSLPAEENDESSENSISSSSSDDSDEGTDEEIKSEESDIEDRTEMKEEQDTHTKRDMEERAISIEIPDVLKKKLEEDCYYINRRKRLVKLPCQTNIITILESYVKHFAINAAFSANERSRHHQMTPHANMNLHYVPPEKNVELCKEMVDGLRITFDFTLPLILLYPYEQAQFKKVTSSKFFLPIKENLTNTNRNQEELSPSPPLLNPPTPQSTDSQPATGEPATPKRRKAEPEILQSLRRSTRHSSNCDRLSESSASPQPKRRHLETPASMPKLFLHLEKKTPVHSGSSSPITLTPSKEGSAVFTGFEGRRNNELNEVLSWKLMPDNYPPSDQPPPPSYIYGSQHLLRLFVKLPEILGKMSFSDKNLKALVKHFEMFLRFLAEYHDDFFPESAYVAACEAYYSTKNPRAIY from the exons ATGAG gagaagaaagggaagaaagaagagacgTTGCAGGTTGCCTGGTGTTGACTCTGTATTAAAAAGCCTTCCTGCTGAAGAAAATGATGAAAGTAGCGAAAACT CTATAAGTAGTTCTTCTTCTGATGACAGTGATGAAGGAacagatgaagaaataaaaagcgaAGAAAGTGACATAGAAGACAGGACAGAAATG AAAGAAGAACAAGACACTCACACAAAAAGGGACATGGAAGAAAGAGCAATAAGCATAGAAATTCCTGATGTCTTGAAAAAGAAGCTTGAGGAAGATTGTTACTATATTAATAGAAGAAAACGG ctagTAAAGCTTCCTTGTCAAACAAATATAATAACCATCCTGGAGTCATATGTGAAACATTTTGCtataaatgctgctttttcagctAATGAAAGATCTCGTCACCATCAGATGACTCCACATGCTAATATGAATCTTCATTATGTGCCACCAGAGAAAAA tgttgAGCTATGTAAAGAGATGGTGGATGGGCTCAGAATAACCTTTGACTTCACACTTCCATTGATTTTGCTCTATCCTTATGAACAAGCTCAATTCAAGAAGGTGACTTCATCAAAATTCTTTCTTCCCATCAAAGAAAACTTGACAAATACTAACAG AAATCAAGAGGAGCTttccccaagtcctcctctgtTGAATCCACCAACACCTCAGTCAACTGACAGCCAGCCTGCAACAGGGGAGCCAGCCACGCCAAAAAGACGAAAAGCCGAACCTGAAATTCTGCAGTCGCTGAGACGTTCTACACGCCATAGCTCTAACTGTGACAGGTTGTCGGAAAGCAGTGCTTCCCCACAACCTAAACGACGGCATCTTGAGACCCCAGCTTCTATGCCAAAGCTCTTCTTGCACCTGGAAAAAA aaaCCCCAGTCCATAGTGGATCATCTTCACCCATAACTTTAACTCCTAGCAAAGAGGGGAGTGCAGTTTTTACTGGCTTTGAAGGTAGAAGAAACAATGAACTGAATGAG GTTTTGTCCTGGAAATTGATGCCAGACAATTATCCACCAAGTGATCAACCACCACCTCCCTCATATATCTATGGATCTCAACATTTGCTACGATTATTTG TAAAGCTGCCAGAAATACTGGGGAAGATGTCCTTTTCTGATAAAAACCTAAAGGCTTTAGTAAAACACTTCGAAATGTTTCTGAG GTTTTTAGCAGAATACCATGATGATTTCTTCCCAGAATCTGCTTACGTAGCTGCATGTGAAGCCTACTACAGTACTAAAAATCCTCGGGCAATCTACTGA
- the MSL3 gene encoding MSL complex subunit 3 isoform X1 — MTSRGMKFKFHRGERVLCFEPDPTKAKVLYDAKIVDIIVGKDEKGRKIPEYLIHFNGWNRSWDRWAAEDHVLRDTDENRRLQRKLARKAVARMRRKGRKKRRCRLPGVDSVLKSLPAEENDESSENSISSSSSDDSDEGTDEEIKSEESDIEDRTEMKEEQDTHTKRDMEERAISIEIPDVLKKKLEEDCYYINRRKRLVKLPCQTNIITILESYVKHFAINAAFSANERSRHHQMTPHANMNLHYVPPEKNVELCKEMVDGLRITFDFTLPLILLYPYEQAQFKKVTSSKFFLPIKENLTNTNRNQEELSPSPPLLNPPTPQSTDSQPATGEPATPKRRKAEPEILQSLRRSTRHSSNCDRLSESSASPQPKRRHLETPASMPKLFLHLEKKTPVHSGSSSPITLTPSKEGSAVFTGFEGRRNNELNEVLSWKLMPDNYPPSDQPPPPSYIYGSQHLLRLFVKLPEILGKMSFSDKNLKALVKHFEMFLRFLAEYHDDFFPESAYVAACEAYYSTKNPRAIY, encoded by the exons gattCCAGAATATCTGATCCATTTTAACGGTTGGAACAGAAG CTGGGATAGATGGGCAGCGGAAGATCATGTTCTTCGTGATACAGACGAAAACCGCAGATTACAGCGTAAATTGGCACGGAAGGCTGTGGCTCGCAT gagaagaaagggaagaaagaagagacgTTGCAGGTTGCCTGGTGTTGACTCTGTATTAAAAAGCCTTCCTGCTGAAGAAAATGATGAAAGTAGCGAAAACT CTATAAGTAGTTCTTCTTCTGATGACAGTGATGAAGGAacagatgaagaaataaaaagcgaAGAAAGTGACATAGAAGACAGGACAGAAATG AAAGAAGAACAAGACACTCACACAAAAAGGGACATGGAAGAAAGAGCAATAAGCATAGAAATTCCTGATGTCTTGAAAAAGAAGCTTGAGGAAGATTGTTACTATATTAATAGAAGAAAACGG ctagTAAAGCTTCCTTGTCAAACAAATATAATAACCATCCTGGAGTCATATGTGAAACATTTTGCtataaatgctgctttttcagctAATGAAAGATCTCGTCACCATCAGATGACTCCACATGCTAATATGAATCTTCATTATGTGCCACCAGAGAAAAA tgttgAGCTATGTAAAGAGATGGTGGATGGGCTCAGAATAACCTTTGACTTCACACTTCCATTGATTTTGCTCTATCCTTATGAACAAGCTCAATTCAAGAAGGTGACTTCATCAAAATTCTTTCTTCCCATCAAAGAAAACTTGACAAATACTAACAG AAATCAAGAGGAGCTttccccaagtcctcctctgtTGAATCCACCAACACCTCAGTCAACTGACAGCCAGCCTGCAACAGGGGAGCCAGCCACGCCAAAAAGACGAAAAGCCGAACCTGAAATTCTGCAGTCGCTGAGACGTTCTACACGCCATAGCTCTAACTGTGACAGGTTGTCGGAAAGCAGTGCTTCCCCACAACCTAAACGACGGCATCTTGAGACCCCAGCTTCTATGCCAAAGCTCTTCTTGCACCTGGAAAAAA aaaCCCCAGTCCATAGTGGATCATCTTCACCCATAACTTTAACTCCTAGCAAAGAGGGGAGTGCAGTTTTTACTGGCTTTGAAGGTAGAAGAAACAATGAACTGAATGAG GTTTTGTCCTGGAAATTGATGCCAGACAATTATCCACCAAGTGATCAACCACCACCTCCCTCATATATCTATGGATCTCAACATTTGCTACGATTATTTG TAAAGCTGCCAGAAATACTGGGGAAGATGTCCTTTTCTGATAAAAACCTAAAGGCTTTAGTAAAACACTTCGAAATGTTTCTGAG GTTTTTAGCAGAATACCATGATGATTTCTTCCCAGAATCTGCTTACGTAGCTGCATGTGAAGCCTACTACAGTACTAAAAATCCTCGGGCAATCTACTGA